A portion of the Sphaerochaeta pleomorpha str. Grapes genome contains these proteins:
- a CDS encoding ketopantoate reductase family protein, whose translation MKIAIYGAGSLGIILGAYLTKGGIPVDLINRNALQVEALRQQGAQVVGSAQFTVPVSALLPSEMKERYDLIFLMTKQLDNERVVRNLIPFLQDDGVLCTMQNGLPELGIAKILGESRVLGCTIAWGATLEGPGVSRLTSELDTLTFSLGSLTRKKDDALLLEVKDILEKMGPVHIEENFLGARWVKLLVNSAFSGMATVLGCTFGEVSQNKKARLCAQRIIKECIDVARQANITIEPIQGKDAVKLFDYASKLKQKLSFFLIPFAMKKHKNLKPSMLQDLEAGKPCEVDAINGIVCMYGKNVQVPTPYNDLVVETIHAFEQGKGKPGFENLQSFEKLQH comes from the coding sequence GTGAAAATTGCAATATATGGGGCCGGGTCTCTGGGGATTATCCTTGGGGCCTATCTCACAAAGGGTGGGATCCCTGTGGACCTCATCAACAGAAATGCGCTCCAAGTAGAGGCATTGCGTCAGCAAGGTGCCCAGGTTGTAGGATCAGCGCAATTCACTGTTCCTGTCTCAGCCCTATTGCCAAGCGAGATGAAAGAACGCTATGACCTCATTTTCCTCATGACCAAGCAATTGGACAATGAACGGGTCGTAAGAAACCTTATCCCGTTTTTACAGGATGACGGGGTTCTGTGTACCATGCAAAATGGATTGCCTGAGCTGGGTATTGCAAAAATTCTTGGAGAAAGCCGTGTCTTGGGCTGTACGATTGCATGGGGTGCCACCCTCGAAGGGCCTGGGGTTTCACGACTCACCTCCGAACTCGATACGCTTACGTTCAGCCTTGGCAGCCTGACCAGGAAAAAAGACGATGCATTGCTCCTCGAGGTTAAGGACATTTTGGAAAAAATGGGTCCAGTACACATAGAAGAAAACTTTCTGGGGGCTAGGTGGGTAAAACTGCTGGTCAACTCAGCGTTCAGCGGAATGGCTACGGTTCTTGGCTGTACCTTCGGGGAAGTTTCCCAAAACAAGAAGGCCAGGTTGTGTGCCCAGAGGATTATCAAGGAATGCATCGATGTAGCAAGGCAAGCAAACATCACAATTGAACCAATCCAGGGAAAGGATGCAGTAAAGCTATTTGACTATGCATCAAAGCTCAAACAAAAACTATCCTTTTTCCTCATTCCCTTTGCCATGAAAAAGCATAAGAATCTTAAACCAAGCATGCTCCAGGACCTGGAGGCAGGCAAACCCTGTGAGGTAGACGCTATAAACGGAATAGTCTGCATGTATGGTAAAAACGTACAGGTCCCAACCCCCTATAATGACTTGGTAGTAGAAACTATCCATGCGTTTGAGCAGGGGAAGGGAAAACCTGGGTTCGAGAATCTTCAAAGCTTTGAAAAGCTACAACACTAA
- the otnK gene encoding 3-oxo-tetronate kinase — protein MRLGVIADDFTGATDMAGFLADNGMATVMFNGVPARQAREGHEAIVVSLKIRSCPVEEAKHQALEALRFLIGSGCTRFYYKYCSTFDSTHEGNIGPVIDALLEYLQISQTVICPSLPVNGRTVYQGYLFVHDQLLHESGMKNHPVTPMADAKLSRLMEGQSKGVCSHIFYQDIAQGPRRIRERIEEERRAGANYLIVDALNEQDLFSIAEATNDFLLLTGGSGLAVPLACQIASSKGFSPFIPERRKGVVIAGSCSVCTLQQVAEYKKYAPSFFLDSHECLHNSQYAREVASWVLSQSAGELSPLVYATTEQPDKAGNAGPAIEATFSALTKLLAKQGIQNFIVAGGETSAVVVAALAVEGFEIGPKIDPGVPWVRSLDKAFQLVLKSGNFGEVDFFRKAQKMTASPDLVL, from the coding sequence ATGCGTTTAGGGGTAATTGCTGATGATTTTACAGGTGCTACCGATATGGCAGGGTTTTTGGCAGATAACGGAATGGCCACAGTAATGTTCAATGGAGTCCCTGCAAGGCAAGCCAGGGAAGGACACGAGGCAATCGTAGTCAGCTTGAAGATTCGCTCTTGCCCTGTGGAAGAGGCCAAACACCAAGCCCTCGAGGCTCTCAGATTCCTTATTGGTTCTGGATGTACCCGTTTTTACTATAAATATTGTTCTACTTTCGACTCTACCCATGAAGGAAATATCGGGCCGGTAATCGATGCTTTGCTGGAATATCTGCAGATTTCCCAGACCGTTATCTGTCCCTCGCTTCCAGTGAATGGGAGAACGGTTTACCAAGGGTATTTGTTTGTCCATGATCAGTTGCTACATGAATCGGGGATGAAAAACCATCCGGTCACCCCCATGGCCGATGCAAAGCTGTCCCGTTTGATGGAAGGCCAAAGCAAAGGGGTTTGCTCGCATATTTTCTATCAGGATATTGCTCAGGGTCCAAGAAGGATACGAGAACGGATTGAAGAAGAGCGAAGAGCAGGGGCGAACTACCTTATCGTTGATGCCCTGAATGAGCAGGACCTTTTCTCAATAGCTGAGGCAACAAACGATTTCCTTTTATTGACCGGAGGGTCGGGGCTTGCTGTTCCCCTTGCCTGTCAGATAGCCTCCTCCAAGGGCTTTTCTCCTTTTATCCCTGAGAGAAGAAAGGGTGTGGTTATTGCAGGCTCCTGTTCTGTGTGCACCCTCCAGCAGGTAGCTGAGTATAAAAAGTATGCACCTTCCTTCTTTCTGGATAGTCACGAGTGCCTGCATAACAGCCAGTATGCCAGAGAAGTTGCCTCTTGGGTGCTATCCCAGAGTGCAGGGGAGCTATCTCCCCTCGTTTATGCTACAACTGAGCAACCGGATAAAGCAGGGAACGCAGGGCCTGCAATTGAGGCAACCTTCAGTGCATTAACCAAGCTTCTTGCCAAGCAAGGCATACAGAACTTCATTGTTGCAGGGGGAGAGACTTCCGCTGTGGTTGTAGCTGCACTTGCCGTGGAAGGCTTTGAGATCGGGCCAAAGATAGACCCTGGGGTACCCTGGGTCAGGTCACTGGACAAAGCCTTCCAGCTTGTGCTGAAATCTGGCAACTTCGGGGAGGTCGATTTCTTCAGGAAGGCCCAGAAGATGACCGCTTCCCCTGACTTAGTGTTGTAG
- a CDS encoding lysophospholipid acyltransferase family protein yields MSKTPLFIKIARPTYGAYLLRRNHVETVGMELLSQLKGPFLVLGNHTHTLDAFFISAASPVHIRWVAGAYLFKLRFVKTMVSRWIGGISKQQGRSDFQTIRDISAALKNGEVVGLFPEGTRTWDGEPVGFDEATAKLVRMFKVPVVIVNLEGGYLLKPRWSDTSRKGTVTLRVLPPLMPETIKTMKLAELMAYLQQHIGFSHQEWQKKTHRPFKNKAKAKGLERVLYICPDCGAKSSIKTEKNLITCTHCNMTVQLDEFEQFVSIKGNNTFKNLPQWHTWEIGQLHNLVLTAKKETLLFPPDRGVLLQIGLGQTLVTLSKDFEVTLTKDAITIHRQDRNDSKIMGNEETIVFPFDNIQSMIINAKSTIELYRGEELYRIRIEKGSSILKYTETYAAIKKQIQSLKSGVCT; encoded by the coding sequence GTGTCGAAAACACCACTATTTATCAAAATCGCTCGCCCAACCTATGGGGCTTATTTATTGCGCCGAAATCATGTTGAAACGGTAGGAATGGAACTGCTTTCCCAATTGAAAGGCCCATTTCTGGTTCTTGGAAACCATACCCATACCTTGGATGCCTTTTTTATTTCGGCAGCATCGCCTGTACATATCCGTTGGGTAGCAGGTGCCTATCTGTTCAAACTCCGTTTCGTCAAGACTATGGTAAGCAGATGGATCGGGGGAATCTCGAAGCAACAGGGAAGAAGTGATTTCCAGACCATCAGGGATATCTCAGCTGCCCTAAAAAACGGAGAAGTCGTCGGCTTGTTTCCCGAAGGGACTAGGACTTGGGACGGAGAGCCGGTAGGCTTTGACGAAGCAACGGCAAAGCTTGTAAGAATGTTCAAAGTACCGGTAGTTATCGTAAACCTCGAAGGCGGATATCTTTTGAAACCCAGATGGTCCGATACAAGTCGCAAGGGAACGGTTACCCTACGGGTACTCCCTCCCCTGATGCCAGAGACTATCAAAACCATGAAACTTGCTGAGTTAATGGCCTATTTGCAACAACATATCGGGTTCTCACACCAAGAATGGCAAAAGAAAACCCATAGGCCTTTCAAAAACAAAGCCAAGGCAAAGGGATTGGAACGGGTCCTGTACATCTGTCCCGACTGTGGCGCCAAAAGCAGCATAAAGACTGAGAAAAACCTCATTACCTGTACCCATTGCAATATGACAGTACAACTCGACGAATTCGAACAGTTTGTTTCAATAAAAGGAAACAATACCTTTAAGAACCTCCCCCAATGGCATACGTGGGAGATCGGCCAGTTGCATAACCTGGTTTTGACAGCAAAAAAAGAAACCCTGCTATTCCCTCCCGACAGAGGGGTCTTACTTCAAATAGGATTAGGACAAACCTTAGTGACCCTTAGCAAAGATTTTGAAGTTACCCTGACCAAAGATGCAATAACCATCCACAGGCAGGATCGCAATGATTCCAAGATCATGGGCAATGAGGAAACCATCGTTTTCCCGTTTGACAATATCCAGTCCATGATTATCAATGCGAAATCAACCATCGAGCTTTATCGTGGCGAAGAACTTTACAGGATCCGAATAGAAAAAGGCTCTTCCATCTTAAAATACACAGAAACCTATGCAGCAATAAAAAAACAAATCCAATCTTTAAAATCAGGGGTGTGCACATGA
- a CDS encoding sodium:glutamate symporter: MNWNYIIHIGIISFALLFAALLRSRIRFFQRFLMPAPIIAGLILLIFYNFITPYWGLSNAFLGEMVYHLLNLSFIAMLLRVTPSEKNRVKGKRMLAENVTAVMGQYGLQCTLGLSVTALLIATVKPDLFPAIGYSLPMGFELGPGQAYSIGTTWEKMGFVGGSSVGLSLAAIGFLLGSFGGVILINQGLKRGWIGKEYRDKINSKSVRTGFFSRDQKERPIGSYLSTDGESLDTLSYHIALVMLTYLISWGFLTGLSALLSLIGPIGTELADSLWGINFIFSALCAIAVKLTMRFFKVDTTIDNATCNRISGLSVDLTVASSLGAISIVAVQGYWLPILALVLAGVLATVFILPWYCSRLYDDHQFYRMLLIYGTATGTLPTGLALLRVVDPDFETPVATDYLYSVGIVFMLAIPIILTINLPAFSVTKGKPSLFWLALGISAIYLLVSFVSYVFLAKKKAFANAKKLFYMDNRE, from the coding sequence ATGAACTGGAACTACATAATACATATTGGCATCATTTCCTTTGCCTTGCTTTTTGCAGCCCTGCTGCGTTCACGTATTCGTTTTTTCCAACGCTTCCTTATGCCCGCACCCATCATCGCAGGGTTGATCCTGCTTATTTTCTACAACTTCATTACCCCCTATTGGGGCCTTAGCAATGCCTTCCTCGGAGAAATGGTCTACCACTTGCTGAACCTCTCCTTCATAGCCATGCTGCTACGGGTAACCCCAAGCGAGAAAAACAGGGTAAAAGGGAAACGAATGTTAGCCGAGAACGTAACGGCCGTCATGGGCCAATATGGGCTACAATGTACCCTTGGCCTCTCCGTTACCGCTTTATTGATAGCAACGGTGAAACCCGACCTGTTCCCCGCAATAGGGTATTCCCTTCCCATGGGCTTTGAACTTGGACCTGGACAGGCTTACTCAATCGGGACAACCTGGGAGAAAATGGGATTCGTAGGAGGTTCTTCGGTAGGGTTGTCCTTGGCTGCCATCGGCTTTTTACTCGGTAGCTTCGGTGGGGTTATCCTCATAAACCAAGGTTTGAAACGGGGATGGATTGGAAAAGAATACCGGGACAAGATCAACAGCAAAAGCGTCAGGACCGGATTCTTCAGCAGGGACCAGAAAGAGAGACCCATCGGCTCGTATCTCTCTACCGATGGGGAATCTTTGGATACCCTCAGCTATCATATCGCCTTGGTTATGCTCACCTACCTTATTAGCTGGGGTTTTCTCACCGGCCTAAGCGCTTTGCTCTCCCTCATCGGCCCTATCGGCACAGAATTGGCAGACAGCCTCTGGGGAATCAACTTCATATTCAGTGCCCTTTGTGCAATCGCTGTAAAACTCACCATGCGTTTCTTCAAGGTCGATACCACCATTGACAACGCTACTTGTAACAGGATAAGCGGGCTCTCGGTAGACCTTACCGTCGCTTCGTCCCTTGGTGCCATTTCCATCGTTGCGGTGCAGGGCTACTGGCTGCCTATTTTGGCCTTGGTCCTTGCAGGCGTATTGGCAACCGTTTTCATCCTACCCTGGTATTGTTCCCGGCTTTATGACGATCACCAGTTCTACCGGATGCTCCTCATCTACGGGACAGCAACGGGAACACTCCCGACCGGCCTTGCCCTGTTGAGGGTAGTAGATCCCGATTTCGAGACTCCGGTGGCTACCGACTATCTGTATTCGGTTGGAATCGTATTCATGCTGGCAATCCCTATCATTCTCACCATCAACCTTCCGGCTTTCAGCGTTACTAAAGGAAAACCAAGCCTTTTTTGGCTTGCACTAGGAATCTCTGCTATATATCTGCTTGTTTCCTTTGTTTCCTATGTGTTCCTTGCAAAGAAAAAAGCCTTTGCAAATGCCAAAAAGTTGTTCTACATGGATAACCGGGAATAG
- a CDS encoding ATP-binding cassette domain-containing protein produces MTNKVLSESAGLGQGPLVSMQNLSFNYGKKSVFSHLDLTIESGNIYGLLGKNGAGKTTLLKLLSGQLFPSEGTITSLSFDPTKRNPDMLKEIFYLPEEFPLPKMKLKEYLAMRTPFYPRFDHAQFETYYKNFELDVDQNINELSFGQKKKLLLSFGLASNTALLILDEPTNGLDIPSKKQFRQTVASAMTENRTFIISTHQVRDMENLIDPIIVLHNGVVIFKNSVDSVTDKYALHLCQKEPTPGEAVYSEKVLGGWMVMQERTDEDSQIPIDLETLFNAVIENPKTFGSNLSGGVQ; encoded by the coding sequence ATGACCAATAAGGTACTATCAGAATCTGCAGGCCTGGGACAAGGTCCTCTGGTTTCAATGCAGAACCTTAGTTTCAACTATGGGAAAAAATCTGTTTTCTCCCATCTGGACCTGACTATAGAAAGTGGAAACATCTATGGGTTACTCGGAAAGAACGGTGCGGGAAAGACAACGCTGTTAAAGTTACTCTCCGGACAGCTGTTCCCCTCTGAGGGGACAATAACCTCGCTCTCATTCGACCCCACCAAAAGAAATCCAGACATGCTCAAGGAAATCTTTTATCTACCGGAGGAATTCCCCCTGCCCAAAATGAAGCTGAAGGAATACCTGGCAATGAGGACCCCTTTTTACCCTCGTTTCGACCATGCCCAGTTCGAGACCTATTATAAAAACTTCGAACTTGACGTAGACCAGAACATTAACGAACTTTCCTTCGGACAAAAGAAAAAGTTGTTGCTTTCCTTCGGTCTAGCATCGAATACGGCTCTACTCATTCTTGACGAGCCTACCAATGGACTGGACATTCCCTCAAAGAAACAGTTCAGGCAGACCGTTGCCTCGGCTATGACCGAAAATAGAACCTTCATTATCTCCACCCACCAGGTGAGAGACATGGAAAACCTGATCGACCCTATTATCGTGTTGCATAACGGAGTGGTCATCTTCAAAAACTCAGTCGATTCGGTTACCGATAAGTATGCACTCCACCTTTGCCAGAAAGAACCTACTCCAGGAGAAGCTGTCTACTCGGAAAAAGTATTGGGTGGCTGGATGGTCATGCAGGAACGTACAGATGAAGACAGCCAAATCCCTATCGATTTGGAAACCCTTTTCAACGCAGTAATAGAAAACCCCAAGACCTTTGGGTCTAATCTATCGGGAGGTGTCCAATGA
- a CDS encoding GntR family transcriptional regulator, which translates to MQFNTRLPIYIQIAGYIHDLILNGTWADGERIPSVRDLAVELEVNPNTVIRTYAILQDEGTLDNQRGIGYFTSPHARELVLQKKREQFIKSELPSLFTSLDVLDIPFKELETYYETFKKEQSNHEIKK; encoded by the coding sequence ATGCAGTTTAATACACGATTACCTATATATATCCAGATTGCCGGATATATCCACGACCTGATCCTCAATGGGACCTGGGCCGATGGCGAGAGAATCCCCTCGGTGAGAGACCTGGCAGTGGAACTTGAGGTTAATCCAAACACTGTCATTCGTACCTATGCGATTCTCCAGGATGAAGGAACCTTGGACAACCAGCGGGGAATCGGGTACTTTACCTCCCCCCATGCCCGGGAGCTTGTCCTTCAGAAGAAACGGGAACAGTTCATCAAGTCGGAACTGCCTTCGCTATTTACCTCCTTGGACGTACTGGATATTCCGTTCAAGGAACTGGAAACCTATTATGAGACTTTCAAAAAGGAACAATCAAACCATGAAATCAAAAAATAA
- a CDS encoding NEW3 domain-containing protein, translating to MNKHLKTCWIVLAVLLLGLTPLTAAYEGLSVATSYPSLNVSDTDMIVFDLTVKNYNLTPQRVDLAVQGLPAGWEYQFVGGGALINAVFAEPDHTASVQLWVIPTKSNTASSHDFTVVANGESNATFSLPLTVTLGQKLPQRLALDTELPTIRGNADTDFTFEVTLHNNSAAETLIDLDANLPEGFSAKFAEQYASKSENTLSVAAGATKTLKVTVTPPQGLAEGTYPVTILAKAASASASTSVNLDVQGQARMSLSGEGGLLSGNAVAGKETVVTLELKNSGTADAKDIKLSAYSPTNWNVTFSPEKVDLVQAGKTQTVKAIIKPSAQAITGDYNLTLKANSSASGTVSTQYRVTVKTSSLWGIVSILIIAAAAVILLLSIRKFGRR from the coding sequence ATGAATAAGCATTTAAAAACCTGCTGGATAGTCTTGGCGGTTCTTCTGCTTGGACTTACCCCTCTTACCGCGGCTTATGAAGGTCTTTCGGTTGCAACCTCATATCCTTCGCTGAACGTCAGTGACACTGATATGATTGTCTTTGACTTGACGGTTAAAAACTATAACTTGACTCCCCAGAGAGTAGATCTTGCAGTTCAGGGCCTTCCCGCAGGCTGGGAATACCAGTTTGTTGGCGGTGGTGCTTTGATCAACGCCGTATTCGCAGAGCCGGACCATACCGCTTCCGTCCAACTCTGGGTAATACCTACCAAATCGAACACAGCCTCTTCCCATGACTTCACTGTAGTGGCAAACGGCGAAAGCAACGCAACCTTCTCGCTTCCCCTTACCGTTACCCTAGGCCAAAAACTCCCCCAACGCCTGGCTCTCGATACTGAATTACCTACAATCAGGGGAAATGCTGACACCGATTTCACCTTTGAGGTAACCTTGCATAACAATAGTGCCGCAGAAACCCTTATCGACCTTGATGCCAATCTGCCCGAAGGGTTCTCTGCCAAATTTGCTGAGCAGTATGCATCAAAGAGTGAGAATACTCTCTCGGTAGCGGCAGGCGCCACAAAAACACTTAAAGTTACGGTAACCCCACCCCAAGGACTTGCAGAAGGAACCTATCCTGTCACCATCCTTGCCAAGGCGGCAAGCGCCAGTGCCAGCACCTCTGTAAATCTTGATGTCCAAGGCCAGGCAAGAATGAGTCTTAGCGGAGAAGGGGGCCTACTCAGTGGCAATGCAGTTGCAGGAAAAGAAACAGTCGTAACGTTGGAGCTGAAAAACTCCGGTACAGCAGATGCAAAGGATATAAAACTGTCAGCTTACAGCCCAACGAATTGGAATGTTACCTTTTCCCCTGAGAAAGTAGACCTTGTACAGGCTGGAAAAACCCAGACAGTAAAAGCAATTATCAAACCATCGGCACAAGCAATTACGGGGGACTACAATCTGACCCTCAAGGCTAATTCCAGTGCCTCGGGGACTGTTTCCACCCAATATCGTGTAACGGTAAAAACCTCTTCCCTCTGGGGAATCGTATCCATTTTGATTATCGCCGCGGCTGCAGTAATCCTGCTCCTATCTATCAGGAAATTCGGAAGACGATAA
- a CDS encoding ABC transporter ATP-binding protein, translating to MNSEQVLSISHLRKQYGKGMLAVDDISLTLNKGEIFGLLGPNGSGKTTTILMLLGLLEPTSGSVDILGFDPLRTPLEVKRRVGYLSDTVGFYDTMTAYENLDYTARFLGLSAKERRERILGALQRMRLENRKNDKVHTFSHGMKQRLGLAEVLVKNCEIAILDEPTQGLDPESVAEFLSLITSLRDTEHMTILLSSHQLEEVQSVCDRVGLFYRGKLLKNGTVAELSEQQFGGRQIIELRVDSEKNLAETFAGISEVTKVLPAGRQTWNLECMEDVRPAVANAVFKEGIGLISIEMQMHSLYDIYKASFKEVADETA from the coding sequence ATGAACAGCGAACAAGTGCTGAGCATCTCCCATTTGAGAAAGCAATATGGAAAGGGAATGCTTGCAGTCGATGATATTTCCCTGACCCTGAACAAAGGGGAAATATTTGGGCTGCTCGGCCCCAATGGGTCAGGAAAGACTACCACCATCCTTATGTTGCTGGGTTTGCTTGAACCAACATCAGGATCAGTAGACATTCTTGGTTTCGACCCGCTGAGAACACCTTTGGAAGTAAAAAGAAGAGTCGGCTACCTGAGCGATACCGTAGGTTTCTACGACACAATGACTGCCTATGAGAATCTTGACTATACAGCCCGATTCTTGGGACTAAGTGCAAAAGAGCGGAGAGAACGAATTCTAGGAGCTTTGCAGAGAATGCGATTGGAGAACCGCAAGAATGACAAAGTCCATACATTCTCCCACGGGATGAAACAGCGCCTCGGACTTGCTGAGGTACTGGTTAAAAACTGCGAGATTGCTATCCTGGACGAGCCTACCCAAGGGCTCGACCCCGAGAGCGTAGCTGAATTCCTTTCTTTGATAACCTCTCTCAGGGATACGGAGCATATGACCATTCTGCTTTCCAGCCATCAACTGGAGGAAGTCCAATCGGTCTGTGACCGGGTTGGGTTGTTTTACAGGGGAAAACTCCTCAAAAACGGAACGGTTGCAGAACTGAGCGAGCAGCAGTTCGGGGGAAGGCAGATTATCGAGCTGAGGGTAGACTCAGAAAAAAACCTTGCAGAAACCTTTGCCGGTATCAGTGAGGTTACCAAGGTACTTCCTGCAGGTAGACAAACATGGAATCTTGAGTGTATGGAGGACGTCAGACCGGCAGTGGCAAATGCTGTCTTCAAGGAGGGAATCGGCCTTATCTCGATAGAAATGCAGATGCATTCTCTCTATGACATCTATAAGGCAAGTTTCAAGGAGGTAGCGGAT